Sequence from the Argopecten irradians isolate NY chromosome 12, Ai_NY, whole genome shotgun sequence genome:
gattGTCTTTCCCTCTTAGGTAGACAAAAactatttgaaatttaatttatgtAGATTAAAGAACGAAACAgaattacatttgattttcaaacaaaataattttttaaactaaaaagAATACCAACACCACAACAGCTTCAACCTTAATTTTGACTAATCAGGGCCCTTAATTTttttaccatgacaacaaagTATTTCAAAACTATTACTATCGTATTCGGCATAACTCTTAAGACAAATGCACCAATTTTTGCTTATATCTTAAACTATTGAagtttcaaccaatcagagtcGCTATTTTTGTTACCGTGGAAACCGAGCATTTTAGctgaaaatattaacaaaacagcGTTCTGTTGCTACCTGCACTCGCTATGATTAAATCACCctgttttcccggattttaattttaaaactaatttacaCATTTCCTGTGAGTGTTTTTAATGCAGGGCAAAATTGTGGACACCACCTTTAATTgggtgaaatgagatgacaaagagcagCAAAATTTCGTATTCCATTTTTCCcaaaagcattatttttttgtatgattATCTCAAACAAAATCATCCGTTCAAAATCTGACTGagatataaagtatacaatctactcaaatattttatgattaaaaatgTAGAATGTTTAACAAAGAATGACCTATTTTGACATATTTGTGACGGTAGTTTTAttggaaatgaaaacaaagattTCAGGCCATTCGagcctttttaaaatcacaaaagtaAAAAAGTAGTCTGATTGATGTAAGGGCTAAAAGTAGTCTGATTGATGTAAGGGCTAATATATGTCATTCTATATCAGACTTCAGTTGACAGTTAATGTGAgatatgataatttatatatatttcccaTAATATGTTATTGCATAATGTCAAATAAGTAATACTAAATTTTGTCAAAGCAGGATGTTTtaggaaaaatatttatatatgaatgCCGAATCAATCTtatctttaataaaatataattttcttttagTACTAGGAGCATTGTCATTCTGTGGTGCGGCTCAATGTCGACGAGATGAGTACGAGTCCAGCGCCCCTCAGAAAGGTATGAGAAAATGGTGTAGTAGGATTTCAGAGCTAATGATGTTTATACAtggttttatatttacattttcactgcagtcccactatgtaaccttaccaagcgcagttggcagtaatatagacaatgtacttcaagcgcttattatgacgtcattatcattgtgacgtcacaattgtcgtgccagcgatcacggaagacggctgttcaaatggctgttccattcATAGGCATGCGTGTAAGGTCTTTTTGTAACGTTTCTCGTACTGAAGTATATAACTTTCCAGTGAATATTTCCAAAtgttaaatatgaatattatgATTTTAGAATGTCATCAAAACAGTAAGCACTTTCATTTTCAGCAGTAATAACTTCATAcgatattttgttgttgtttctttTCAGATTTGCCATATTACCCAAATAGGAATTTTGATCAACAACACTTTTACGCAGACAATTTGAAAGGTATGATACATACATTAATTCTTAGTATCTTTAAACCAAACTATGAACGAAATTATGTTACGTTAATCGATTGATTAGAACGGATTTTCGTAACGGATTTTCTTATCTTAAAATCTAACACTATATAATagttttgaatgatttttcattatttattgtattgaGGTTTTGTGTGATTCTATATTGTATTTGTGTCTGCGTTATTTTTGTATTTGCGTCATTCTCATTCACAGCGACGAAGCTCACCAGTCTTGTTGAAGATAAAGATATCGGGAAAGGCATTGGTAATAATaactaattatgaaaaataaagatgaaatcgaatattgtaacaataaatattataatgttaACGTTGGCACCaattaaaacaatgatagaTGTAAATCAATACATGTGTCATCAAGTCAAATAATGATGCAatcgattgatataatgataaaagaaaataataccatgacaaaagaaaataacataatggtagaagcaaatgaaatattggtcaaataaaataaaatatataaaaatgaaatgatatacTGATAAGAtcaaaaaatataatgataaaactaTATAACACAATGAAAGCACAAATCCATATCGTATACATGAACCATACGAGACAGCCATGGCGTTTCATAGTTAACATTTAACATGGATATAAGTTTTTCGATTAAAATGTACGCCAAAAAAGTTTTTCCATTTATGACCAGTTTATGCAGACGATCCCTTGGGTTCGTCAAACCTGTTGCCTTTTGAGAAATCATTTTAACgtaaaaagtttaaaataaaataaaacaaaattataagcACACTAGATTGATGGGTCCACTAAGGTGACATCGATGTATCAGCACCGGTCAGTGCTTTTCCTCCGGATACTCCGTCTTTCCTTCACCAGCAAATTTGGCGCGGcctgaccctggctattaataggacgttaaactaataaaaccaatcATCCCTGGTTTATGAGTCCGTATAGATAAGGCGCTGTGCCGTTCCGTTTGTCGACATATATATAACCACTTATttaatgtattataattttcataaaataaagcggagaatctttcttttttcagaCTCCATAGACCTACAGGATGTGCTGCACCCTGGAACTGATTTTGCCTCTATACTGTTGTATGACGCTTACGTCCCGACATACAAGCCGAAGTTTTTCCGGACCAGATCGATACGATCTATAAAATCTATAACATCAGCACAGTTATTTGGGTTTGACAGTTGTGGAAATACAGCGTCAGAAACACTTCATACGCCAAATGACAACAATGTCACAGATGTTGAGGATGACATTGGAAAGTTCGATACTGAATGTCAAAATCAGATACAGGCTGATACTAATACCACTGATGAAGAAAGATTCACAGAGGTTCCTGATGTTAACTCAGTTGAAGAAGACCACATTTGTGAAGCGCAAGATGCCCTTACTTCACTTGAAAAATCAGATTGCATTCTACAAGAAGTGAAAACCTCTGCGTTGGATAAAGAGGAAACAAGCGTGGTACAAGATATCACCGTAATCAGCATGCGAAATTCTCCTGTATACCACGAAAATATGAAAGAGTCAAAGGAGGAAAATGTAACTGCCTTCTCTGCGGATGAAATTCTTCTTGTTGAAGATACAGAAGACGCTTCAACTGACTCCATGGGTATTGATTTTGCGAGAGACGCGTTGACAGTAGATGTACAAGAACATTCCACAAACGCAAATTCAGATGCCATGTACGAGACCTTAGAGAAGGTTCAAGATGAAATTAACACAGTAAAAACTGAAACTGCGATAACAGAAAGAACTAACGGAGAATCACATATACTAGATGTTAGCGAAAAAACGCTGAAGGTCAAAGTAATTAGCAAAATCAAAGAAGATTCAATTACTAATTCACCAATGACCACTGACCAAATCGAAACCAGTGGCACAGATGACAAAGATAAATCATATCTAACACAGATGGCAATGCCAAATACATCTGACCATAGAACGAACTGGAGAAAAGATGTAACATTTGGTGAACTGAAAACGATAAAACAACATTTCTTGCATATTGAGGACGTTGATTGCTACGGAGCTAATAGAGTTGAGATGTTCGACAACCAAGGGCACAAAACTGGTATTTGTATACCTGGCCCTGTAAACAACATTTACGAcgacaaaaaatatgaaaagtataAGAAAGCAACTTCCAGGAAAAAAGTCCCCGACGAACTCGTAGAAGCGGACAACAAGAGTTGTTTCTTTGTAGACGTTGAAAACAACGCAGAAAAGGATGAGATGTTAGACGTCCACCTGGACACAACTACCAACACGACAGGAGATATCGATGGCAACCATGTTGATTCATCGAATATGGAACTAACTATATTCAAAGAAACAATGGAGTCCGATTATCCGGATAAGGAGGTTGAATCTTTGGAATATAGCTATGTCGATGAGGAAACAAGAGTAATGACTATGGTAATGTCGAGCAAAAGCACCCAACGTCCCACGGAGGAAATCGAGAGACCTACAGCTTTGTTTGATAATGGGCCGAAGACCTGTAATAAAGAATTTAGCACGCAAATCGCTAAACCAAATGCGCCAGCGAATATAGTCGGGATGCCAAGTACCTTGAAATACTTGGTAAGTCTTATAATAAAGAATTTGCTATTGAatgtttttgtacatttttcaaaaacaattttgaaataaatttaagaAGTTTATGGTTAATTCAAAGCCAATTTCAAAGTTAACCAATGGTATATAACCTTTGGTTAACTTCGAAATTATCTTTGAAAGTTTTTCTATTACTTTTGTCAATATTTCCAGTTACCAATCTGTATGCTTGTTAACGGTGCTGATGGAGCTCGATCTCACCAGGAACCAGACAACAATGGATATAACCCTGCACAACTTCTCGCTTTTATTGACCTGTTAGAACATTATGTCCCGAGGATAGTGTATTTGTTGGGGATGTACCAGTTACTTCGCCGGAATGGACTACCGATATGCCAACGTCTTCGAAATCTCTGTAAGTCTAAATATAGACGGAAAACGAGGTTTTCTAAGAAGGTACTGttgtttataatgtatataaaactcgAGTTATTTAATTTCCAACTTTTGAaaagacatgttttttttacacttttatTATGGTTAGATATCAAGGTAATATATTTAGGAGCATATTACTGCGATGTGAATAGTTCTTTTCAACATGATTACAATAATTCTTTCGTGTATCTGTTGCAGTTGAAAACCGTGCATTTCTCCCCCCTGGTGGTATTTTGCTTGATGTCTACAACGTACGCGGCTTCGCCATCCGACCAGGTAAAGCTAACATATTAAATCTTCAATACCGCACATCAGGTCGATTATAGTGATTATGTTCCCTCTTGAGTGAAGCGAGATATTCAAGACTACTTGGAGAGAACTGGGCGAATAAGAATAGTGTACTTGAACACACTTCCCCCTAAAACAATTCCCCCATAAAAGTTCCAAAAtctaaatacaacaaaataaatgatgataataataaaataaccaCAAACACACCCTCACTTAAAAACAAACCTCACACATCactccatttaaacatttaaacgtGCAAGCTAGAGTCATTCTCGTGTGATACATGCAGGGGCGACACACATTTTATTTAGGTTTCTTCACAGTTCATTTGTCCTAGtttcaatgttatattttttattcagtaaCATTTTATTACAAGGCCCTAAAAAACCCACAACTTAATTAGGATAGTATTTCGATTGatattaatttataatataaCTTCAAACAATTGGTTACCTTTTCATTCGTTTTCAAAAATGCTATCGAGTTATGATCTTGTTTTTCGCTTCCTTTTATCACATACGAATTCCGGTTGAATCATGTTACATGCAAATTTCATACAATTAAAGTATGTTCTAAAAGGAATATCACATACTTGTGTTTATTCCAACGAATCAGATGACACTTGTTTATTGTGCGGACGTATGCATTTATAATTCTTATCATGTGGCCATGATTGCCTCGTTGGTTTCTTGATAAATTGGCAGACTGCCTTGAAAATTCTGCAGTCTATATTGTCTACACGGTTAGAAATACTTCTTTGCCCAATAAGTACTATGTGAAGATATTTGACTCCTATCGACAAACAGATGGACGGTAGTAAGCATCCCGCGTTACCCGGAATATTGTTACACGGCATATATCGTTGATATTACTTATTTTCTCCTTTTATTTCTGTATGATAAAAGTTGATTGAATCTACTTCTACAATTTGAGTATAATATTGCAATAAACATGATCATTATCAGGCTGGGTATAAAATGTTCATTGAATTGTGAAATAAAGGTGCCGTAGGCGGGACAGTAGCAAGAGCCCTCCCTCCTAGACTCGACGGCATCCAAGTCGTACCGCCAGGAAGGAGACCAAATGGAACAGTGCAAGTACATGCGCCAAGAAATCCAGGTATATATCGGTAAATAGGTGGTTAGTTATTTTCCGTCGTTGTATTttatagagttacctcccttgctgTAGGTTTCCACTGCAGcgtcattattttttcattgaaaattatgtcgttttctatgaaaaatatgatgttgcGCTCGCAAACACACGACATCGTAATTATTGCGTATTAACAAGGGcatataactcagtaatatgcaaatacggaatgactaatttagatattttaatttaattctttattGATCCATATCAATGAACATGTAACAGGAATGGGGATATTCAAGCCGGGATCGAACCCACGTATACAGAATGAGAATCCTCCGAAGCTAGAAAACAAGCGTAACATCAATGTCAATGTGTGTTTCACGTAAACATTACCGAGATTCGTTGCTGCAATATATGCTGCCACTAATCACTAAGTCATAAACTGTACTGTGCCGTACCCTCTTTGCCATAGTATCATTCTACTCTCAAGTCGTAGGCTTTgtattttatctttgttttaatcTCGATTTTACTTCGCTGCAGAGATCATACTTGTAGTTTGACACTCTATCTTCTCTTTTGACGGGGCCGCGGGGGCTGAGTGGTTCCGATGTTCCGACAAGATATATGACCACCAGCCCTCCACCACTGGATTGCGAATTCGAATCTCTTGTAGGGTAGTTGCCGGGTACTGGCctctggtcggtggtttttcttcgggtaATCCGTCTTTCCTTTACAAACTTAAAACGTTCTTGtgtgaccctggctgttaataggactaataaaaaactaattaaaacaagaaaaacctttctcaggggcgtaggaagcgcgggggggggggggattgcccccgttccccaggacggcggagggggcaaacatgtctttttgccccccccccccattttcgccgagtgaaattatcttaaaatgcacgtttgaaaagaaaaaagggccctcctgcacatttttgtacttcattttagaaaattttccgctttGGGGCGCGTTTtttaaaacgttcaagcacgtaatgttcaaaccttttaTAACgcaaattcaatacacacgaactagactaagaTTGTcaatcaagggattatactatttcagaaaatgcttcttaaaagattactttgtttaaatgtcttagcaagacaatcattcattattgttttgagttacacaacaatgtgccgatggtgcccccccccccccccccccaacaacaacaacaacaacaaaatctcacgcCTTCGGTGCTCgcaaatttatcaaaatgcatcgtaaaactcatatcagccattctaaatcgtaattttttccgaGGGAGACCCCCAGaaccctaaaacaccaaaatctcgcgctttcggcgCTCGCCAAAATACATCAAATTACATCGTAAACGTCATCTTAGTAAttctaaatcataatatttttccAGGGATACCCCTGACCTCCAAAACTAGCACGgtaatttgcgtattcgttaatttcctgttggcgacgccactgtctatagatgtgtacaagtaTCTCCTTTGGGTGCGGGGCGCGCGAGGGGAGGGAGGAGtaacgaaatattgaggaccatTGCCCCCCCACCCCctattacgtttcatcttcctacgccactgtttCTCttatgcaaacatttttgttgatGACAAACTTGGTCTTATATTAAGCCAagcattgtttatttattgtagttCGTATGGTGAGAGTTTTACCACCGCGGATGGAACAAGCTGTAGAAGGTAGGTTAattcaatctaattaaatttAGATCTTCTATGTCGCTCTCCGTACCGTCCGCTTCTACAATTAATTGTAGGTTACTTTTATGGCTCTCTTTTTTAGCAATGGATTATGTTACAACGTCAGTATTTTTTGTATAGATTAGATCataatcttttcttttttatcaaaattgaaacATTTATTTCAGTAAAAAGATTTAATTTCCAAGAATGGTTGCAAGTTGCTGTATAATATAGGTTTGTTACGCAAAATAAAGATTCTGCCAATCAAGATATCGTGTATACCATTGCTGTGCTAGTAACACGTCTTTATTTAGGTTTGTGGACGCAGTACAGTGTTCTTGctgcaaaatattttaaagtctTGAATGGGTATGCGTGTTAACATTTTGGTTACTGCATTGTTTATTAAGTACAATACATGCGCAATACATACAGTTACTTACATATTATACGATTTCAGTTGtgtaaaaaattataaacattgaaaGGAACTTTCAAactcaaaatgttttttgtccACAATGAGCTAGTAGATCTTCATGCAATTATGTATAAAGGTTTATGACACATCATGATTCGTTAAGGAACGTTCATATTCTGCATGTGTATTGTGGATTTTATGCATAACTCTCACTTGGTGATGACACAGAATACCACTTTTAGACTTTTGTATGAATTAAACTTGATTTCACTACTGCTTTTGCCACAGTGTAGTGTACAACTAAtccatttattttgtttaagcCACCGAGGAATCAAACCAGGCAACTGAACCATCAGAAATAGTCCCAAGTGGCCGTTAATTCTTAGATAGTTTTATCTCATAGTTGAGCCCATACTCTAtaatgaatttgaatatttgtctaatatatcaatttgttcGGTACTTTGAAAAAATTTAGGAAAAAATGTATGATTTGTACTGAATATGTAAATCAAACTCTTCAGATCAAACCAGGGGATCGCCAATGTGGTATGTAAGCCAGAGGCTTTTGGTTTCGTGTTGGCATCGACATTTTCAAACACTTCTTTAAGTCTTTTAATCATTTTCAGAACCACACAAGTTTCCTTTCTAGCCATTAAGAACATCTACAATATATTGTTATAGTGAGCGAAATcatgaatattacatgtaagtcATACATAGGGCTCCGATTATATTTTTAAgaaatcaattaattttatgtacatttattaaGAGGCAGCTTAATTTGATATTTGCATTtcttcatacaatgtatacttgCACACTCAAAACCTATTCATGTAAAGTATACCTCAagtattgataattttatttttaaatagatTTAAATAGCGCTCCAACATGAATTACtatgatgattttaaaattgtgcaaaacaaatgtaaatcgATTAACTGGATGCTTTCAAATACTGTTTATTaacttgaaaattaaaaaacctGTCTTATCACAGTAATAGATAGGTATGAATAAGAAACGATAACAACCAAAGAAATAGTTATGTATTCTCAAAACCGATTAAATAACAGCAAACTTAAAAATGTAATGGGCAAGGAATATGCCATGTTTTCCAGGGAAATAAGTGTTATCTAAATATGAAAGTCATTTCGGAAGTAACTCATAACTCGTATATCCGAAAACGTTATTGTTCATATACGAAATAATGCAGATTTGTTCACGTTCGAAGAAACATTTGTAAAGAATTCATACCAAAAACGTTTGACATTACTATGGCATGGAATAAACAAAATATCTGAGACTTCATGTTGGTAAGGaaagctacatgtatttaaaatagttacttaaagttatatgtgccgtaactgggctaAAATTTTGACAagttaatttttcttcattaatctattgaaaaccataaggtttgatgaatttaGCTTGAGAATCATTCAAATGGTTTCAAATATCTTATAAAATGCTAGTTACAACAAagatattatatactgtaaaattgttctttttatgCCTTATGCATGTTTTCATATGAAACATACAAGCATAAATCCCTGTACAATTACTCATAACACTATAAAAGTGTGACATGGAAATTATTGACAACAATTTAGCTTCATATTCTGAGCGTATGTACTTGtttcacttcactatagatgaaaatataataatattgacAGTACTGCCAGAAAACGTTTCAGCTCTTagttgtacttgtaaaattgaaatcaaTGCATTAAAAGTACACtgatttttaaattattggtaaattttggtgatgaataCCATATCggaagctcatcttgattcgtgaatATGAAATATACGGCACTTTAACACAATTAGCTAAATTATTTTACGATAAACACACTGCTATCTACATCAGaggttaatgataaaatatctgTATGTCATGTTACATTTTAGGAGGAATTGTATCCATAATGTGGTTTTGGCAAAAAAAGAATGttaaaaaatcatcaaaaatattatgtgacatttattttttttcaatctggGACTAGTTTTTATTCAGAGTGTGATGAAAGAAATATTTGCGAACAATGCTTTATATGATTATGTTATTCAATACGGCAATGACGTTTGACAATGTTTTATTGAATCTTATATACCCGTAAATCAAGTTTGGGCATTTATGAATGAATGTTTTTAAATTGCTACAACCGACATTAACTTTGAAAACGATTTTTTataatgcaaaatatatatccttgacaaaatgaaaattttaaaatacattttgaaatacaCATTATACAACAGTCGcataaaatgaatgtggccaTGCATGATGTTGTAAGTCAAAATGACAATcgtattccgtatttgcatattacagagttatctgccatatctgcccttgcgggtaggtattgattgcgacgtcatgtgttttcgagcgtaacgtcaaacgtttcggagaaaatgacgtgaattgcgcttacaaaataatgacgtaacaatcgatacctacccgcaagggagctaactctgtaatatgcaaagacggaatatttataGACAAAAGAAGTCCGAAGAAAATAAACTAAAGAAACCGACTAATATTAAACTTTCAGCAAGTTAGTTGTAATACTTGACTATTCCTTAAAGGCTAGAGATTATACTATGACAATTTtacaaatcataattatattacattttaattttttcatttttgtgacTTTTGTTACTAACATGACAATTATGTTTCAAAAGGTGTTATCGATAAACCTAAAACGCTTAATTCTCTGGATTATATGATTCCTTATCTATTGCCATGACTTTTTATGAAATCTATTTCCCAGCTTTGATTTACTTGCTCTTGCGTTGAATTCGATCGGTCATAATCATTATAATCGCTATTTGCATATGTAGAATGTCTTCCCACTTTTAGAACTCCTTATTTAGATCTGCATTGGTTTCAGGATTAATGTGTCAAGATTATTTTATTCGGTCTATATCTGATAACCATCTAAAAAAACCTTCCACTTTCCCTAActtcattaatttgtttttgcaaTTAATGATGGCTTGTAAACGACCAATACATATTCTACTACAGCTAAttaaacataatttacatatatatacaaatacgtAACCAAATCATCAAACACACAGTATTAAACATAGTTCTCTACACCAAGCGAGATAACTCGAAAATTCACTATTTCTGTATCTGAATTCTGTTCTATCGAACATTATAGGGCTTGAAAATGGCATATATAAATTTGcataaaatgtaataataattaacatttttaccaattcattgttaatttgtataatataaaaattattaaagGCTTATATTTTGGATTATATTtagtttttgataaaaaataaataaatcgcTACTTAACATAAATACAGATTTTGTACAGAAAACGTGTCAAACTATCCCGCGAATATTTGGGGTTTTCATAGAATTTGACTAATTGGAGGCATTACCAAAGCTAAATTAGCTTATGCAATAGTAATTGAACTAAATTCGAACTAAATTCTCTAATCTGTAATATTTCCACCATCAAGAAGTGAAAAATATTACAAAGTAGTAATATCTAAAACTCTAAACGAAAACTGAAAACTCATATACTTGTAggcaaataaaattaatttgtttaatccAATATTGTGGAAAAAATTAGATGTTtgaaaaaattatgtaaatagaAATGGGAATGTATATgatgatttatatacaaaaatataatgttaatatttgTCAACTAATCTGCAATCTAATGACACTTGAGATTCGATGTTATAGTAGTCAACATATAGGAATGATAAAAGCTGTAATTATACATGTGATTGTTAACTCGCGTTTTAGATATAAACTTAAGCGAATTGTTTTGTTCATAGTTGTAATGCCGAAACATTGATATGATAACTCAAGGGACAGCAAAAACCGATTATGTAAACGTTACGTCAGGTAAAATAATCGCCCCAACATGACGCACGTGTTTAGTACGTTAGAACTTAATCGTTAATGGTTTGAATAAATATTGTGTCAGCGGGATCTAGCAAACCATGATAATGAACAAAGGAGATAATTGATTAGTACAACTGTACTTCTCTATCTATTGTCACGTGCCATAAATTGCGACCCCTGAAATATCTGACTGATACATTCAAGCTTTATAATTAAATGCGTCTCCTAAGACGattaaattattacaaaaagtAAGCAACATTTGTTTAGCATCACAAGAGATATCTTcgtattcttttttatttgttttaaagtatCATAATGTAATAAACCTTAACCCgaatttaatacaaaaataatgacAACTGTTTCCTCCTTCCACCCTTTATCATTCGTCTGGCATAAACACTTTCGATAGCTTTTAGAAATCAGTGAACTCTCAGTACTCATAACTAATGACACGTTGAAATGACGTTAAGTTCAGTTTTCAAGATCAGGAAAATGGTAGAATCTGATAAGTCTCTAAATTAAATGGTGGTGTTTTTATTTGTGGGTACCTATTTGAGATAGTGAAATCCGGTATCCATGATCCAAATGTATAACGTTTCGTATGGATCAAAATAACATGTTAAAGCGTTAATGATAATCTTTCCCCAATGAACAATACAAATCCACACACAAACATGTACAGAACCAAAAATAAATCCACAGGTATACCAATGTA
This genomic interval carries:
- the LOC138336386 gene encoding uncharacterized protein isoform X1, with the protein product MKKSNMTPAKVWNKVGKFVKKPFKVLGALSFCGAAQCRRDEYESSAPQKDLPYYPNRNFDQQHFYADNLKATKLTSLVEDKDIGKGIDSIDLQDVLHPGTDFASILLYDAYVPTYKPKFFRTRSIRSIKSITSAQLFGFDSCGNTASETLHTPNDNNVTDVEDDIGKFDTECQNQIQADTNTTDEERFTEVPDVNSVEEDHICEAQDALTSLEKSDCILQEVKTSALDKEETSVVQDITVISMRNSPVYHENMKESKEENVTAFSADEILLVEDTEDASTDSMGIDFARDALTVDVQEHSTNANSDAMYETLEKVQDEINTVKTETAITERTNGESHILDVSEKTLKVKVISKIKEDSITNSPMTTDQIETSGTDDKDKSYLTQMAMPNTSDHRTNWRKDVTFGELKTIKQHFLHIEDVDCYGANRVEMFDNQGHKTGICIPGPVNNIYDDKKYEKYKKATSRKKVPDELVEADNKSCFFVDVENNAEKDEMLDVHLDTTTNTTGDIDGNHVDSSNMELTIFKETMESDYPDKEVESLEYSYVDEETRVMTMVMSSKSTQRPTEEIERPTALFDNGPKTCNKEFSTQIAKPNAPANIVGMPSTLKYLLPICMLVNGADGARSHQEPDNNGYNPAQLLAFIDLLEHYVPRIVYLLGMYQLLRRNGLPICQRLRNLFENRAFLPPGGILLDVYNVRGFAIRPGAVGGTVARALPPRLDGIQVVPPGRRPNGTVQVHAPRNPVRMVRVLPPRMEQAVEATEESNQATEPSEIVPSGR